The following DNA comes from Hordeum vulgare subsp. vulgare chromosome 3H, MorexV3_pseudomolecules_assembly, whole genome shotgun sequence.
aagtatcaaagaagtcttcaccttgtTTCTCGGTATAACCCTTGgacacaagtcgtgccttgtattTTTCAATTGTACCATCACATCTAATATTTTTCTTGAACACCCACTTACATCCCACGGGTTTGCACCCATATGGACGATCAGTGACCTCCCATGTTCCATTAGCTAAGATGGGGTCCATCTCACTACGGACAACTCCCTTTCAGTAGTCAACATCACAAGATGCATAGCCTCTTGAAAGTGTCCTAGGTGTGTCATCCACGAGGTACACAAGGAAATCATCATcaaaggactttgcagtcctttgtcttttACTCCTTACACGAGTTTCATTGTCATCGTCCTTAGGATTCTCAATGTGTTCCATCACAATGGTGGGTTCAGGAATTACAGAAAATTCCCGAGTAGATAGAGTAGGTATCTCCTGATTCGATGAGTTAGGCATATCCTTCATAGGAAATATGTCCTCAAAGAAAGTagcatcattcgactccataaTTTTACCAACATGCAAGTCAAGTACCTCAGATTTGATTATCAAATATCTATAGCCAATGCTATGAAAAGGATAGCCCAGAAGAACACAATCCACAATGTTTGTCCAAGCTTGCACTTCTTGGGAATTGGTATATTGAATTTCGCCAAACAACGCTTGCGCTTCTTGGGAATTGGTatattgactttcgccaaacaacGCCACGTACAAAGATAAAAGAGTTTCGAACTTTTCCTTTACCATTCCTCAATAGGAGTAATGGTTTTATGCTTTGTGGGAACTCTGTTTAGGACAATACATGCGGTCATTAGtgcctcccccaccatgccttggagagaccctaTGTGTCTAACATGACGTTAACTAAATCAGTTAGAGTTCAGTTCTTTCTTTAGGCCACCCCATTTTACTGAGGTgagtagggaggcgtcctctcatggattataccatgttccgcacaaaaCGAATCAAAATCAATGGAAAAATACCCTCCACCATGATCACACCTAAGCCGTTTAATTTTTCGATCAAGTTGGTTCTCTGCTTCAACTTTATAGTTTTCGAAGTACTTTAAAGCCTCATCTTTTGATTTCAGAAATTACACATAACaatatctagtggagtcatcaacgtcatgaagtatttctttccaccttttgtcaacatGCCATTAATCTCACAGAGATCAGAATGTATAAGCTCTAGTGGCACCAAGTCTCTCGCCTCTCGAGTCTTATGGTACTTGCAAGGTTGTTTAGCTTGCACATACACTTGAAACTTGAAGGCCTTGACAGTAGTGAATTTTGAAACTAACCTTATATTGGCTAGCCGCATCATGCAACCAGAATTAATATGACAAAGTCGTGAATGCCAAATATTAGACTCATTATCATGGCAAACATTATTAATAACTTCAGTACAAATATCTGACAAAGACATGCGGAACAAGCCTTTGCACTCATAGCCTTTTCCAACAAATTGCCCATGCTTAGAAATTACAACTTTATTGGACTCGAAAACCAAATGAAAACCATCTCGACACAATCGAAAACTGATGACGAGATTTTTATTGATGGAGGGCACATGATGAACGTTCTTCAGGCACATGATcttccccgaagtaaacttcaagtCGACCGTACCAACACCTCGAACGATCACATGTGACCCGTTATCAATCAGCACAAGAGAAGTACCTATGACCTGATAAGAAGAAAACATGGAGGCATCATCACAAACATGTACATTGGCACCGGTGTCAATTAACCAATCGGGAGAATGATATACTGAAAGGATGGTAGGAAAATACCATACCCAGATTTCTTCATATCAGTATCACCGATGACAACATTAGCGGACTTGCCGCTCTTCTCAGGTCCGCACTCCTCATAGCCGTTAGGACATCTTGGAGTCGCGTGATTAGGATCACCGTAGACATGGCATAGTCCCTTCCCCTTCTTATGGgaattcttcttgaagttgaTAGAGTGTGACCacttgttcttggcaacaaacttGCCTTTGCCCTGATATTTATTCTTGTTGTTTTGGGGCTTGTTGAGATGAAAGTTCTTCTTCTATACCATGTGGGCACTAGAAGCTCCCTCAATAGCTCAACCACGTATGTCTATAATCAAGGAGCAGAACCGCTAGCCTTAGTGTTGTCAGCCATGCCATTTATGGAGCCCCAAACACCTAATTGCCCTTCACTCGTACATGGCTAGATTCCTAGCTTGGTTCGGCTCAATCCCGCAACCCGCATCGTGATGTGGCGAGCAAGGAGGAGCGGGTATATAGGTATCCTCCTTTCATGCTCGTATAAGTCATAAAAGAGCTCACCTTATAAGGAGGTGCGACTCTCTTCCAACTagcggtatgggactaaactttagctCTACTCACACCATACACACAGTCAAGAAGAATGAACCATGGGAATTTTAGATTTTAGTTGGGCTTTAGATGGCTTTCGTCCAAGGGCTAACTATCCTTTTGCCCTCAGTGGTGTCCATGTCCTCAGTTTTGCCCTCAGTTGCGAATCATGCTTAATTTTGCCCCTAGACTATGCGCAACTACTATGACGAGGCCAAACGGGCAGTTTTGACTCCATTCCGTCTATTGACGTTAGTGGTAGTGAGCCCGAAGCTTACACGTGGGACCGCATGGACGTGGGTCTGGAGCTTACATATGGGACCACACAACAATGTCCCCAAATAAATCCTAGTGTTCTAACCGGGCCACTCGACGCCACTCTATCCCGTCGCCGCCCGGCCGtcccgcgccgccgccaccacctgcgcCACCGCCAGCTACGCTGTCACGGCCATCATGTTCCACTGCTACTTGCTCCGCCCGCCACCTTCCTACGACGCCACGGGTGGGACGCCCGCCACCTGCTCGACCCGCAGCGTGGCCTCATGGAAAACAATTTCCTATTAAAGTTGTGGTGTTTCTATTCCTTATGCCTAGACACATCTGAGACTGAGAGTTGTGGCTCAGGATTCAGCCTCCAGGGAATGTGTTAAGGTATACTAATTAACTAAATTTAACTCAAACACTTGTCACCTCAGTCTCACTATAAGCTCAAGAATATCTTGTCCAACACGGTGCTAAAAGATAAAGCTACATATAAGCATATGTGACCATTGACGTGAAGCTCCACGACATTTCTGGGGAGAATGCATAGCACCACCTATGTTCCTCTTATGTTGACTTTTTTTCACAATATTTACTCTTAAAACTTCTGTTTGAATAAAGAATGACGCTAGACGATCATAGGTGTATTGTCGTGACCCTTGAAAAGTGCACAACTCATAAGTTGGCACAGCTATCAACTATTCACAGTGAACAAATTAGATCGAAACAGTAGGCCATGAATTTGTAAAAGTTTGATATAAATCAGACCAATCAACACAAAGAGAAATCTTTCTATTGCGTGTTTGACCTGTCAGAtatactctgctcttatctcttCTATATACGTATACTTGACTGTTATCACGAGAAggcaaacaaataaaaatgctCGGTCGGTTCTATCTCAATTGTTCGCCACTctaaaagcaaaaaacaaaacctCACATTATATCCAACAAAAACAGAGTGGAATGCAAGCTGCACCATCGCCAAGTTAAGCAACATTCAAGACACACCATGCTGACAGGGTGTGCCTGCCAGCTTTCCAGTGCTTGGTTGGAAATAACAAACAATTTTTTTTCCGCACAACACAGCCGAGGAGAAACTGAATTTTTTTATTAACTAAGTAAGCAAACAAAGTCTTAAGTTCTCAAATACAAAAGAAACTATGATAAAAACCGCACACATGCGGACGAGAACTGCCACATCCGGTGAAGAGAAACAAATAGACCACAATGCTATTTGAATTCTGGTAAAACCTAACTTTGACCAATATTTAAAGAAGCCTAAAACATAAAAATGAAAAGCTAACCCtcgatccttcttagtcactccaaaatgaaggtgTGGTGAGGTTTTTCAAAATTTCATGTTCCAAACCCCAAACCACTTCTCTTCACTTCATACGTCAATTTTTTTCATTTGAATGTATGTAGACCTTGTTTATCAACTTAAATTGCTAGTATATGACATAGGAAGACTATGTGCGCTGGGTTTTCATTTTTcagatttttaaaaaaaaattatgccCATTTGAATTCTGGTCAAACCTAACTTTGACCAACAATAAAACAAGTCTAaaacatgaaaatgaaaaatTAACCCTCGAtctttcttagtcactccaaaatgaagctgtgGTGAGGTATTTGAAAATTTCATGTTCCAAACCCCAAACCACTTCTCTTCACTTCAGACATCAATTTTTTTCATTTGAATGTATGTAGACCTTGTTTATCAACTTAAGTTACTAGTATATGGTATAAGAAGACTATGTGCTGGTTTttcatttttctgattttttttaattttttatgccCATTTGAAGTTAAACTTTACTTTGACCAACATCTAAACAAGATTAAAACATGAAAATGAAAAACTAagcctggatccttcttagtcactccaaaatgaagttgtgatgaggtttttgaaattttcatgttCATTTTCCCAAAACACTTCTCTTCACTTCATACAAGAGAGTTTGAGATACTTGAAATATCACATGAGAAACTTGAACTTTTCGTTTAAATGTATGTAGATCCTGTTTATCAACTTCAATCATTAGTATATGAGCATAATAATACTATGTGCGctggtttttcatttttatgtttttttatttaatttattATGCTCATTTGGAATCTGGTCAAACCTAACTTTGACTACTCCAAAACCCCGCTAACCCTAGCGTTGAACAATGACCATCCATCTAACCCTAGCACCGAACAAAGACCGTCGATctacggggaggaggagggcgatcCGCGAGATACAATCTGATTGCTTGCGCGATTTTTTTCTCAACACACATAATGGACGCGCTGGATGGACCGTTGGGCGTCACGCTGTCTGGTCCTGTGAGCGTTGTTAATGCCCGTCTCAGCCTTTCCAGGCCTACATGCATGAGAAGTACGACGACGTGGTCATGCATGCGGGGGAGGCGGACGTGGGCATGCATGCGCGGGAGGCGGACGTGGGCATGCATGCGCGAGAGGAGTTTCTTCCTCCGCCGCCTTCTTCCTCGACCACCGCGCCTGCTAACCAGCCGACCACCTCGCCTGCCTCGCGCTGGCACTGCCGCCTCCTTCCTCGGCTGCCGTGCGCTGACCGGTCGCCGTTCGGCCGCCTCGGCTGCCGGGTGCAGTAATGCCGCGGTTCGGCCGCCCAACGCCTCGGCTGCCACGCGCAGTAACACGCGGTTCGGCCGCTTGACGCCTCGCCCGCCGTGCGCATTAACGGCGCGGTTCGGCCGCTCGATGCCTCGCCTGCCCCCGCGGGGCTATAAAAGCCGATGCCGGCACCGTTTCGGCCAGCACCAacccctcctcctctcttccttccCGCCATGATTCTCTTTGCCGCAGCCGACATGTCAAGCGACTCCGACAGCGACGGTGTGGCGCCGGGCGGCGTCTGCCTGTCCAGCCTGACCGTCGCCCAGACCGAAGATCTGGCCCGGTTCGGGTTGTGCGTGTCGCCGTCGGCAAAGCTGCCTCGGCCGTGGCGAATCTTTGCCGACGGCCACCCAACCCTCGAACCACCGGCGTCGAGGGAGGAACTCCGGAAGCATCCCGGCGGCCGGTACGACAGGTAAGGCCGCCGCCGTATCTGGACAGGCAAAAACTTTAACGACGTCGTCGGGGCGTTCAGGCGCGTCGCCCGTGGTGTCCCCGTCGGGAACATCCCGTGGGAGGCCGGCCCTTCCCGTCGTCGCGCAGCCGCGCCCGCCGCTGCCGCCCCTCCTGCCTCGCCGGAGGTCCCGCTCCCGCCGGAGCAGGCGACGCTGCACCAGGATGGTGACCCCGCCGACACGCCTGGGTTGCTGGTGGCGCTGGCGCAGTCGACAGAGGAGGCCGCGCGGGCGGCTGCGGAGGAGGCCTTGGACGAAGCACAGGCCGTGATGGCGGTGCAGCAGGTCGTGGCgctcgaggcggcggcggaggaggacgaGTGGCTTTTGagcagcagcgacgacgacggcgacggcgacgtggGTGACGGCAGTGGCAACGTGGCGGTTATCAACCTCACAGAAGAGGATTAGAttagttttttttataaaattccGTTTGAATCGATGTAATATATCCTAAAAATGAATGGAATTTGAATTGTTCCTTTATAATTtgctttatactccctccgttccataatataagtctttttagagatttcactagaggactacatacggatgtatatagacatactttagagtgtagattcactcattttccttcgtatgtagtccgctagtgaaatcgtttaaaagacttatatttaggaacggaggaagtacattaCACGCACGGCTCTTTGCCGGGTCCCACAAGCCATGAGAGCAACGGTGTGATCACCTAGCGCGTCTCTGCCGCCTGGTCCCACCTGTAAGGGCCAAGTTAAAACGTTGATCTAACAGAGACGACAGTGTTCATAAAAGTGAATCGGTGCTGACAGACTAGGGGCAAAACTGAGCACGATTCACAATTGAGGGCAAAACTGAGCATAGAGGCACCACTCAGGGCAAAAGGATAATTAACCCTTCGACCAAAGGCCTATTTACAAAAAAATCCAACAGGGTGTTGATAGAGAAACTGGTGTGTAACACGAATCTGTGTTGTGTGATCCTCCTGTTTTGTTGACAAGTACTGAAACATTTTACCCCGCTGGATGCACATAATTTCTCTGAGTATAGTCAATGAACTTGTGAGAATCATGAACAGGATTAATAATCAAGATGTAAGtacttcctccattcctaaatataagtctttttaaaatttcactagaagacttcaTACGGATGTAtagagacatactttagagtatatattcattaattttgctttgtatgtagtcttttagtgaaatcttttaaaagagatatatttaggaacggagggagtagattgcaTGACGTACTATGGAATTTGTTCATTTGTCAAGTTCAGAATTCTTATTACGTGTTCATTCATGTACTCAGGAACAGTTCAGACGGCCACGGTTTGCTGAAGGAGGGATCAAGAGACTGTACAAGCATAACACGAGAGAGGAAGAACAGAGCTAAGCATTCGGCAACGTCAGCAAACCACTGACCTCGCACGcgctttccttcttcttcttcagattcaGATCACACGCTGACAGACACAGACATACAGAGTACAGTTCAGGGGGGGAGGCGACGGCGCTCATCCCTCTCCCAAGTCTCGATCACTGGctgagcagcggcggcggcgagccTCGGTCACTGGCTGAGCAGCAGCATCGCCTCCGGCTGCCGCTGCTGCGCGAAGCCGTGGAACGGGTGGCGGTGGTGCCGCTcctccgcctcctcgcgcgcgctCCTCGGGTCGGGCCGGGACACCAggttctccttgtcctcctcctcgccgtcctccgccTTCCACGGTCGGTCCTCGTACCGCGAGTGGCTGCGCCCGTACGTCTGCGGCGCCGCGCGCGATGtgcttccgccgccgccgccgccgccgccgctgctgctgagGTTGAAGCTGCCGAAGCCCTTGATCTCGCGCGCCACCTTGCGCGCccgctcgcgctcctcctccaggaaCGGGCCCCGCTCCAGCAGCTTCAGCACCCGCTCCGACTTGCCCTTCACCGTCAGGCCCCAGTTGAAACTGCGCCGCAGATGATTCAAATCAGGGAGTGAATAACGCGTGGAGGAAGaagtgaagatggagatcgaacccTCGCTCGTCGATGTGCTGAAAGGCGGCCATCTGCTGGATGACGGCCCGGTCCTTCTGGAACTCCAGGGCGACGCTGCGGGGGCCTTGCGTCAGGAGGTGCTCCAGCAGCAGCAGCGCCTTGTACGGCTCCCGCCACTGCCTCCGGTCGAACGTCGCCAGCCTGAAGGATCGACGCATCGATCTGCCCGAGTTAGACGACGGACGGACGgacagagaagaagaggagagcacCGATCCGGTGCGGCGGTGAAGGGGAGGGAGAAGGTCACCTGCTGTGGAGGATGTCGGAGATCCTGAGGTACTCGTCGATCTCGAAGGCCTCCCGCGCGATGAGGCTCATCGTCTTGGCGCTCGGCGGCGACGCGTCCCCGTTCGTCGCCTCCTCCGTCATCCTGCATCCACGGCCACCCTCTCTCTGTCACTCAGACCTTGGCAGAGCAACGGCACGCCATGAAACGGAGAGCAGGAATGGGGTTATCGATCGGGGAGGGCCGGAGGGGTCACGTACAGCTGCGTCGGTGTGACGTCGGTGAGCGCGAGCCGCGCCGAGCGGATCTTGCCGGTGAGGTAGGAGGAGGCCTGCCGCCGGAGCTCGTGGAAGAAGGGCGCGTCCATGGCCGGCCACGCGCTCGTACGAAATTCCCCGCTCTTCCTTCACCCTTGGGCCTCTGGAGTCTGGACCTCTCGCTGGCTGCCGCCGAGGAGGATCGGATCGGTGCGGTGCGGGGTGGATATAACAAGGCGACGCGCAGAGTGCCGTCACGTCACTCCCGTCACCCGCGCGTGGGTGAgtccgcccgcccgcccgcccgcacCCCGACGCCGGCAATGGCGACGGGCAAAAGCAGCAACCACTCCACTCCGCACAAGGGCGGGCGCAAGCCAACAAGCGGTACGGGGCCGATGGGCGCGCAaccactcctctctctctctctctctctctcttccgagCGCGAGCGCGAGCGCTAGTGACGCAGAGACGGAGACTGGGAGGAGGCAAAAATGGACCGGGAGTAGTGGCCGGCGGGAGTGGCGGACGGGATGCGCTCCATCCGCTGGTAGGACGTGGATCCCCCTGCGCCTTCTTGTTTTCCAGCGGCTTCGGACCGTTCGGCAGGCAGCGAGTGGAGTGGCGAAACGTCAACCGGCGGACGCAGACGGGACGGCAGCGCCTTTGAATTTTGAAAACCCGTGGTGCGGGCGGGCGGGCAGGATGGATGGCGTACGTAGTACGTGGTGGCGTGGTGCCGGCCGGGTACTACTCGTGGCGCGTCCCCCGTGCGCCGGCGGCCCGGGTGGGGCAGCTGGTGCGTATATTATGCGTTGCacggtggcatggtgtaccactcCCACTCGCGTGGTGGCGCGGCGGCCAGCAGGGACGCCACGGATGCCTTTAGAAGAGATGAGAACGGACACGTCATAACCGTTTTCTATTCCCGTAGCACTCCGCCAGTGTCGcttttaaaaaacaaaaaaaacaaatctaTTTTCAAAGTTTACCTTAAGTACAAAACACCTCACACGTAATAAAATTtacatcaaaattttcagatcacGAGAGGACCACTATTGCCAGTTCACATGCCGATGTCACTCTTTCCATAATGAAGCCGGTTTGACATTATGGATGGCAGCCGAAAAGTATTCATGTACGTACCCTAAAAACCATCATACTTTAACTGTAGTCGTCGTAGTTGAACCCTTAAGCAAAATAATCCGACCTAAATTCTATAGTGTCACTCGTCAAATAAGGGATTACTGGTAGGGATGCAGAGTGGCGCTAGGTTTTTAAAGATTTTCATTATCCATGTCTCCCAGCAATACTTTCAATTCTCGAAAGGTCATTGATACGTTCATTCTGCATCACGATTTATTATTAATATTAATATTTATATTTATTAGTCATTATTCCACTATGATACAATTTCAATGTCTTTTCTCTTTTAATTTGTAAGATCTACATAAAGAGGAAAATTACCTAAAACTGAAATTCTGGACCTAAAAACCATGGAAAAAATATAAATTTTCTGGACTTCAAATGAcgtaaaactttacgatgattttttatgaaatatctaagaatattggagcaaagaaataccagaggggtgCCACCTGTTGGTGTCAAGCCAACAGTGCGCGCCCAACCTCTAGAcgcgccctcatggcttgggAGGCCCATAGAAAGgctcccccctcttctgctatatgatgggtttgatctagaaaaaatgaagaggataCTTTCGGcatgaagcgccgccgtctcaatgcagaaacctgggcagaggcccttttgccctCCGGTAGTTCTGTCGGGAAAACTTCCCTTCAGAAGGGGGAAatgaaagccatcgtcatcactaacgcttccttcttcatgggaggaccaattcatgaacatcttcaccagcacctaaAGGAAGGTATTATGGAGtaataagtacatgatgggttgctagagtgactaaAACTTAAATCATAgtttgtggagtaataagtacaTGAAGGTattatgatttgaatgaaactgacCGAGGACTAACGCAGTTATACGCAGaattatcatggtgttgtttttttgaagaaataaaatttctcaaaattagacgaaactttttgtggatttttctagaaaatataagaattattggagtGAAGACCCACCAAAGGGGTGGCACCTGTTAGTGCCAAgccaatgatgacccacaagtatagggatcaatcgcagtcctttcgataagt
Coding sequences within:
- the LOC123444931 gene encoding epsin-3-like translates to MDAPFFHELRRQASSYLTGKIRSARLALTDVTPTQLMTEEATNGDASPPSAKTMSLIAREAFEIDEYLRISDILHSRLATFDRRQWREPYKALLLLEHLLTQGPRSVALEFQKDRAVIQQMAAFQHIDERGFNWGLTVKGKSERVLKLLERGPFLEEERERARKVAREIKGFGSFNLSSSGGGGGGGGSTSRAAPQTYGRSHSRYEDRPWKAEDGEEEDKENLVSRPDPRSAREEAEERHHRHPFHGFAQQRQPEAMLLLSQ